In Leucobacter sp. CX169, a single genomic region encodes these proteins:
- a CDS encoding branched-chain amino acid ABC transporter permease, whose product MNLILQTLVSTIVQGSMLALITIGMSLVYGTLRVLNMAQGVMVMLGGVAAYVTVANLGLSPWWAMLIAAIVTFALGVASYFVGVKPLVGKAGVDFEMTAFISTFAIATILQSVVLWVFGPRQKNFPELISGRIELTDGVSITWHQVLTAVIAIGMLAALGLFLTRSRYGLAITAVAQNLDAARLMGIPAKRVYVLTMGIASALAGVAGVLLAPVYFVSPNMGDLPLLQALIVVIFAGLGSVRGTVIAAYIIGFVQAAVSIFWSSTFALPVLYAIIVVVLIVRPYGIAGKPQEARL is encoded by the coding sequence ATGAACCTCATCCTGCAGACGCTCGTGAGCACGATCGTGCAGGGCTCGATGCTGGCGTTGATCACGATCGGCATGAGCCTCGTCTACGGCACACTGCGCGTGCTCAACATGGCGCAGGGCGTCATGGTGATGCTCGGCGGCGTCGCCGCCTACGTCACCGTGGCGAACCTCGGGCTCTCGCCCTGGTGGGCCATGCTCATCGCGGCCATAGTGACCTTCGCCCTCGGCGTCGCGAGCTATTTTGTCGGTGTGAAGCCGCTCGTCGGGAAGGCCGGCGTCGACTTCGAGATGACCGCGTTCATCTCGACGTTCGCCATCGCCACGATCCTGCAGAGCGTCGTGCTGTGGGTGTTCGGGCCCCGCCAGAAGAACTTCCCCGAGCTCATCTCGGGCAGGATCGAACTCACGGACGGGGTCTCGATCACGTGGCACCAGGTGCTCACCGCGGTCATCGCGATCGGCATGCTCGCGGCGCTCGGGCTGTTCCTCACCCGCTCGCGCTATGGCCTCGCGATCACCGCGGTGGCACAAAACCTCGACGCCGCGCGCCTCATGGGCATCCCGGCCAAGCGGGTCTACGTGCTGACGATGGGCATCGCGAGCGCGCTCGCCGGGGTCGCCGGCGTGCTGCTCGCGCCCGTCTACTTCGTCTCGCCGAACATGGGTGACCTGCCGCTGTTGCAGGCCCTCATCGTGGTGATCTTCGCGGGGCTCGGCAGCGTCCGGGGCACCGTCATCGCCGCCTACATCATCGGCTTTGTGCAGGCGGCCGTGTCGATCTTCTGGAGCTCAACGTTCGCGCTCCCCGTCCTCTACGCGATCATCGTGGTCGTGCTCATCGTCCGGCCCTACGGGATCGCCGGCAAGCCGCAGGAGGCCCGACTGTGA
- a CDS encoding YbhB/YbcL family Raf kinase inhibitor-like protein: protein MREPLNPYANLRQVPGFLVTSTDIQDGEPLPAEQFATYAGGLGRSPQLSWSGFPADTQSFVVTCFDPDAPTGSGFWHWAVANLPASVTSLPANAGDPGTGLLPEGAITMPNEMREPSFTGAGPPEGTGVHNYWFVVHALNVPRIDIDPQATPAVLGFMMRDAVIARGILVATAEFGGAA from the coding sequence ATGCGCGAACCCCTGAACCCCTACGCCAACCTGCGTCAGGTGCCCGGCTTTTTGGTCACGAGCACCGACATTCAGGACGGCGAACCGTTGCCCGCCGAGCAGTTCGCGACCTACGCGGGTGGCCTCGGGCGCTCGCCGCAGCTGAGCTGGTCGGGCTTCCCCGCAGATACCCAGAGCTTCGTGGTCACCTGCTTTGACCCCGACGCCCCCACAGGATCCGGGTTCTGGCACTGGGCCGTCGCGAACCTCCCGGCCTCGGTCACGTCGCTTCCGGCCAATGCGGGCGACCCCGGGACGGGCCTCTTGCCCGAGGGCGCGATCACGATGCCGAACGAGATGCGCGAGCCGTCGTTCACCGGCGCCGGTCCGCCCGAGGGCACGGGCGTTCACAACTACTGGTTCGTCGTGCACGCGTTGAACGTGCCCCGCATCGACATCGACCCGCAGGCGACCCCCGCGGTGCTCGGGTTCATGATGCGCGACGCCGTGATCGCCCGCGGCATCCTCGTCGCCACCGCCGAGTTCGGCGGAGCGGCCTAG
- a CDS encoding SDR family NAD(P)-dependent oxidoreductase, which produces MNARPTPSPSRLLVTGGGSGIGRATAELALAEGARVVSLDAAAEHWAADGLVHIRTDITDETAVEAAFDAAVIALGGAPDAVVHCAGIYRTRAVTELTLSDWQQTMTINATGSFLVSRAAARRMTGGAITLLTSVAYGRGDEVEPSAHYSSSKGAVVSLTRQLSVELGGAGIRVNAVAPGVIDTPMTTIVEDAAATESLVSRLPARRLGTAEDVARACLFLSSDSASYITGVVLPVDGGYLVA; this is translated from the coding sequence ATGAACGCGCGCCCCACTCCCTCCCCGAGCCGCCTGCTGGTCACCGGAGGCGGGTCCGGCATCGGCCGCGCGACCGCCGAGCTCGCACTCGCCGAGGGCGCGCGCGTCGTGAGCCTCGACGCGGCGGCCGAGCACTGGGCGGCGGACGGCCTCGTGCATATCCGCACCGACATCACGGACGAGACCGCCGTCGAGGCGGCGTTCGACGCGGCGGTCATCGCCCTGGGCGGCGCCCCCGACGCGGTCGTGCACTGCGCCGGGATCTATCGCACGCGCGCGGTGACCGAGCTGACCCTTTCGGACTGGCAGCAGACCATGACGATCAACGCGACCGGCTCGTTCCTCGTGTCGCGCGCCGCGGCAAGGCGCATGACGGGCGGGGCGATCACGCTGCTGACCTCGGTCGCCTACGGGCGCGGCGACGAGGTCGAGCCGTCGGCGCACTACTCGTCGAGCAAGGGCGCGGTCGTTTCGTTGACCCGCCAGCTCTCGGTCGAGCTGGGCGGCGCCGGCATCCGCGTGAACGCGGTCGCGCCCGGCGTCATCGACACTCCCATGACGACGATCGTCGAGGACGCGGCGGCCACCGAGTCGCTCGTCTCTCGCCTGCCGGCCCGCCGGCTCGGCACTGCGGAGGACGTCGCCCGCGCCTGCCTGTTCCTCAGCAGCGACTCGGCCAGCTACATCACGGGCGTCGTGCTGCCCGTCGACGGCGGCTACCTCGTCGCGTAG
- a CDS encoding FadR/GntR family transcriptional regulator, translating to MNAGSSGSTRARAALAYLRGRITTGEWAVGDRIPVEAELAEQMGVGRSTVREAVRSLASLGMLETNPGRGTFVRSASPTSALLNDFLSDFSLEEILSYRRALEIEAAQQAAHHRTDEDLAALEIAAEEELGCSRCPVLNTGSDVTAFDSRFHQLLFVAAKNRLLASLYAGINDQLRTPEHRGRLANVGSAAAMERDHARVLDAIRRGDFIDAVHSMANHVDHDVVIVNDAQEVVPPLTRTPEQQERINQASGVGEAR from the coding sequence ATGAATGCAGGGTCCTCGGGTTCAACCCGCGCCCGCGCCGCGCTCGCGTACCTGCGCGGACGCATCACGACGGGCGAGTGGGCGGTCGGCGACCGGATCCCGGTCGAGGCAGAGCTTGCCGAGCAGATGGGCGTGGGCCGTTCGACCGTGCGCGAGGCCGTGCGCTCCCTCGCGAGCCTCGGCATGCTCGAGACGAACCCCGGCCGCGGCACCTTCGTGCGTTCGGCGTCGCCCACGAGCGCCCTGCTCAACGACTTCCTGAGCGACTTCTCGCTCGAGGAGATCCTGAGCTACCGCCGCGCGCTCGAGATCGAGGCGGCCCAGCAGGCCGCCCACCACCGCACCGACGAGGACCTCGCGGCGCTCGAGATCGCGGCAGAGGAAGAGCTCGGCTGCTCGCGCTGCCCCGTACTGAACACCGGCAGCGACGTAACCGCGTTCGACAGCCGCTTTCACCAGCTCCTGTTCGTCGCAGCGAAGAACCGGCTGCTCGCGTCGCTCTACGCCGGCATCAACGACCAGCTACGCACCCCCGAGCACCGCGGCCGCCTGGCCAACGTGGGCAGCGCCGCCGCGATGGAGCGCGACCACGCCCGCGTGCTCGACGCGATTCGCCGGGGCGACTTCATCGACGCCGTGCACTCGATGGCGAACCACGTCGACCACGACGTCGTCATCGTGAACGACGCGCAGGAGGTCGTGCCTCCCCTGACGCGCACCCCCGAGCAGCAGGAACGCATCAACCAGGCGAGCGGGGTCGGCGAGGCCCGCTAG
- a CDS encoding ABC transporter ATP-binding protein, with translation MSTEAALLEVRGATKRYGGLTAVNDVSFEVQRGEIFGIAGPNGAGKTTLFDVLTGMVRATDGETLFRGKPIHQATVHEICHLGITRTFQQPSVFDSETVLGNVLVGAHFGSGAPWWRGLRRGDEPWDHAVSALDFVGLSGRESEVSGPLPVYDKKRLMIASALASGPELLFLDEPFGGLTDEEIDQLMVLLEKIRDSGVTIVLIEHVMRALMALADRILIMNQGATLLQGDPATVMRDPEVVRVYLGTGAAAEATRSLPVKGERA, from the coding sequence ATGAGCACCGAAGCTGCCCTGCTGGAAGTGCGGGGCGCGACCAAACGCTACGGCGGCCTCACCGCCGTGAACGACGTCAGCTTCGAGGTCCAACGCGGCGAAATCTTCGGCATCGCGGGCCCCAACGGGGCGGGCAAGACGACCCTGTTCGACGTGCTTACCGGCATGGTGCGGGCGACCGATGGCGAGACCCTGTTCCGGGGCAAGCCGATTCACCAGGCGACGGTGCACGAGATCTGCCATCTCGGGATCACCCGCACCTTCCAGCAGCCGTCGGTGTTCGACAGCGAAACCGTGCTCGGCAACGTCCTGGTCGGCGCTCACTTCGGCTCGGGCGCTCCCTGGTGGCGCGGCCTGCGCCGGGGCGACGAACCGTGGGACCACGCGGTCTCGGCGCTCGATTTCGTCGGCCTTTCCGGCCGCGAGTCCGAGGTTTCGGGACCGCTGCCCGTCTACGACAAGAAGCGGCTCATGATTGCCTCGGCCCTCGCGAGCGGCCCCGAGCTGCTCTTCCTCGACGAGCCGTTCGGCGGGCTCACGGACGAGGAGATCGACCAGCTCATGGTGCTTCTCGAGAAGATCCGCGACAGCGGGGTCACGATCGTGCTCATCGAGCACGTCATGCGCGCGCTCATGGCGCTTGCCGACCGGATCCTGATTATGAACCAGGGCGCGACCCTCTTGCAGGGCGACCCCGCGACGGTCATGCGCGACCCCGAGGTGGTGCGCGTGTACCTCGGTACCGGAGCCGCCGCCGAGGCGACCCGCTCGCTGCCAGTGAAGGGAGAACGGGCATGA
- a CDS encoding ABC transporter ATP-binding protein, whose amino-acid sequence MSENSILEVTGLVAGYGSTPAVHNATFSVNEGECAVLIGPNGHGKTTILRAISGLVRPSGGEIRFDGQVSTHEKVEKLVDRGLIHIPQGDLVFPDMTVAENLTLGAFSRSAHKLAKEKLERVFEQFPKLAERSGQRARTLSGGERRMLALGRGMMGEARLMMIDEPSLGLAPVIVDEVYELIRGIADSGLTVLLVEENVSRAATLADRVHLVENGEILRSGTADAVLNDAAVAATYLGVTE is encoded by the coding sequence ATGAGTGAGAACTCGATTCTGGAGGTGACCGGCCTCGTCGCGGGCTACGGCTCGACGCCGGCGGTCCACAACGCCACGTTCTCGGTGAACGAGGGCGAGTGCGCCGTACTGATCGGCCCGAATGGGCACGGCAAGACCACGATCCTGCGCGCGATCAGCGGCCTGGTGCGACCGTCGGGCGGCGAGATCCGCTTCGACGGCCAGGTCTCGACGCACGAAAAGGTCGAGAAGCTGGTCGACCGCGGGCTGATTCACATCCCGCAGGGCGACCTCGTGTTTCCCGACATGACGGTGGCCGAGAACCTGACGCTCGGCGCCTTCTCGCGCTCGGCGCACAAGCTGGCCAAGGAAAAGCTCGAGCGCGTCTTCGAGCAGTTCCCGAAGCTCGCGGAGCGCTCGGGCCAGCGCGCCCGCACGCTCTCGGGCGGCGAGCGGCGCATGCTCGCCCTCGGCCGCGGCATGATGGGCGAGGCCCGTCTCATGATGATCGACGAGCCGAGCCTCGGCCTCGCCCCGGTCATCGTCGACGAGGTGTACGAGCTCATCCGCGGCATCGCGGACTCGGGCCTCACGGTGCTGCTGGTCGAGGAGAACGTCTCGCGCGCCGCGACGCTCGCCGACCGCGTGCACCTGGTCGAAAACGGAGAGATCCTCCGTTCGGGCACCGCAGACGCGGTGCTCAACGACGCCGCGGTGGCGGCCACCTACCTGGGGGTGACGGAATGA
- a CDS encoding branched-chain amino acid ABC transporter permease, protein MTQNTAVGVGTTRTQKLPRWDAKALGWPRPNWVVIGIAIVIAALIPIVAPDRSWVSVATLAMIWITLGQSWNLVLGYGGVWNFGQLAFYAIGAYAAALLSLHAGLPPWLGILAGGLIASGISLLLTIPVLRLRGIYVSLLTFGFAEVVRLLIVADQSGVTGGSYGLSGFGGLGFEGLGGNAEGNANYWVVLAIAIVTSVIITVIVRSPLGNGMIALRDNPALAAARGISPRTTQMLLFAISGFFAGVSGALYAYVFKVVAPTLMGLGPMTLLVTMLVVGGLGTVVGPIVGTIIIAFVQARMQEFPEVRLAVLGVVLLVMVLLMPRGLVPVFSRAWQRLKDWVAEEEDVPKDDPDYPRLLAEARAKEAAG, encoded by the coding sequence GTGACTCAGAACACTGCAGTGGGTGTGGGCACGACCCGCACCCAGAAGCTCCCTCGCTGGGACGCGAAGGCGCTCGGCTGGCCCCGCCCCAACTGGGTGGTCATCGGCATCGCGATCGTGATCGCCGCGCTCATCCCGATCGTCGCGCCCGACCGCAGCTGGGTGAGCGTCGCGACCCTCGCGATGATCTGGATCACGCTGGGCCAGAGCTGGAACCTCGTGCTCGGCTACGGCGGGGTGTGGAATTTCGGCCAGCTCGCGTTCTACGCGATCGGCGCGTACGCCGCGGCGCTGTTGTCGCTGCACGCGGGCCTGCCGCCCTGGCTCGGCATCCTGGCCGGCGGCCTGATCGCATCCGGGATCTCGCTGCTGCTCACCATCCCGGTGCTCCGGCTGCGCGGCATCTACGTCTCGCTGCTCACCTTCGGGTTCGCCGAGGTGGTGCGCCTCCTGATCGTCGCCGACCAGTCGGGCGTGACGGGCGGCTCGTACGGCCTGTCGGGCTTTGGCGGGCTGGGGTTCGAGGGGCTCGGCGGCAACGCGGAGGGCAACGCGAACTACTGGGTCGTGCTCGCAATCGCGATCGTCACGAGCGTGATCATCACGGTGATCGTGCGCTCGCCGCTCGGCAACGGCATGATCGCGCTGCGCGACAACCCGGCGCTGGCCGCGGCCCGGGGCATCAGCCCGCGCACGACGCAGATGCTCCTCTTCGCGATCTCGGGCTTCTTCGCCGGGGTCTCGGGGGCGCTGTACGCCTACGTGTTCAAGGTGGTCGCCCCGACGCTCATGGGCCTCGGCCCGATGACGCTGCTCGTGACCATGCTGGTCGTCGGCGGCCTCGGCACCGTGGTCGGTCCGATCGTCGGCACCATCATCATCGCCTTCGTGCAGGCGCGCATGCAGGAGTTCCCCGAGGTGCGCCTCGCGGTGCTCGGCGTCGTGCTGCTCGTCATGGTGCTGCTCATGCCGCGCGGGCTCGTGCCGGTGTTCAGCCGAGCGTGGCAACGGCTGAAGGACTGGGTGGCCGAGGAGGAGGACGTCCCGAAGGACGACCCCGACTACCCGAGGCTGCTCGCCGAGGCGCGCGCGAAGGAGGCCGCGGGCTAG
- a CDS encoding siderophore-interacting protein: protein MIGALRPVLDHPAALVRVRLAERTPLSPTISRIRLEPVGPEDVVALAAAGSGSPDDRIKLFLPDPATGYLVPPRIAPDGAIVRAADAVSISRDFTRVDPRVTGDAGAIEIDSVSFASPGPATAWLHGHTEHSTELGAEAVVALPRTSRELPSAADVERALLVIDETGIAALSGMLAALDPAIRATVIVIGDEDGYESALSPHLAARASVEWLYRIDGPGQLEEAVRSVPLGERDWLWAVGEASELAAARRSLPGALPAERAEFTGYWRRGRVNFDPDERV from the coding sequence ATGATCGGAGCCCTTCGCCCAGTTCTCGACCACCCAGCCGCGCTCGTGCGCGTCCGCCTGGCTGAGCGCACACCCCTGTCCCCCACGATTTCGCGGATACGCCTCGAGCCCGTGGGGCCCGAGGACGTGGTGGCCCTGGCGGCGGCTGGCTCGGGCTCGCCCGACGACCGAATCAAGCTGTTCCTGCCCGACCCCGCGACCGGATACCTCGTGCCTCCCCGCATCGCGCCGGACGGCGCGATCGTGCGGGCCGCCGACGCGGTGTCGATCTCGCGGGACTTCACGCGGGTCGACCCGCGCGTGACGGGAGACGCCGGGGCGATCGAGATCGACTCCGTGTCGTTTGCCAGCCCCGGGCCCGCGACGGCCTGGCTGCACGGGCACACCGAGCACAGCACCGAGCTCGGCGCCGAGGCCGTCGTCGCGCTGCCGCGCACGAGCCGGGAGCTGCCGTCGGCCGCGGACGTCGAGCGCGCGCTGCTCGTGATCGACGAGACCGGCATCGCCGCGCTCTCGGGCATGCTCGCGGCACTCGACCCCGCGATCCGGGCCACGGTGATCGTGATCGGCGACGAGGACGGCTACGAGTCCGCGCTGTCCCCGCACCTCGCTGCGCGGGCCAGCGTCGAGTGGCTGTATCGGATCGACGGTCCGGGTCAGCTCGAGGAGGCGGTGCGCTCGGTGCCGCTCGGCGAGCGCGACTGGCTCTGGGCGGTCGGCGAGGCGAGCGAGCTCGCGGCCGCACGCCGCAGCCTCCCGGGCGCGCTCCCCGCAGAGCGCGCCGAGTTCACCGGCTACTGGCGCCGGGGACGCGTGAATTTTGACCCGGACGAGCGGGTCTAG
- a CDS encoding ABC transporter substrate-binding protein: MTEHRAEPPVRRPKPVNRRNFVTGLGLAGVGGLLAGGGLGYGLAPRGAQGGAVGGGGVTKIGMVAPVTGPYSGDGQEMVRGAELAVEDINQAGGLLGNQLELVTADIADMAPENFIQAAQRLVSQEKVAAAFGGYTTATSVEFDIYAQAGVPLFHTNTLQENTDYAVKNGMTNIFQCCPTEIWYASGFIQLMQEWIESGVWTPSSNTVAVISSNDSYSISIAKVLQEGIKKLGWTVTMYEEVSVPYADWGPQLSKIRNNPPGLIFITDYLAGDLASFAKQFAAAPTNSLLYQQYGPSVPEYLELAGDAANGVVWSTTIGTLPDEMGTAFRQRYLDTYGTEAGLSQSGAQYDIVRLWSRAAALAGDPYAFERVTNAVLANTFRGVVGTYGFDQKELTAIPFPDKLADPSLAMPHLTYQIQDGKQVLFSPAPYGLGEFVLPKWLS; the protein is encoded by the coding sequence ATGACCGAACATCGTGCTGAGCCGCCAGTTCGTCGGCCAAAGCCAGTGAACCGACGGAACTTTGTCACCGGCCTCGGGCTTGCCGGGGTGGGCGGTCTGCTCGCCGGCGGTGGCCTCGGCTACGGGCTCGCCCCGCGCGGCGCCCAGGGTGGCGCGGTGGGTGGCGGAGGCGTCACCAAGATCGGCATGGTCGCCCCGGTGACCGGCCCGTACTCGGGCGATGGCCAGGAGATGGTGCGCGGCGCCGAGCTCGCGGTCGAGGACATCAACCAGGCCGGCGGCCTGCTCGGCAATCAGCTCGAGCTCGTCACCGCCGACATCGCGGACATGGCGCCCGAAAACTTCATCCAGGCGGCCCAGCGGCTCGTCTCGCAGGAGAAGGTGGCTGCCGCGTTCGGCGGGTACACGACCGCGACGTCGGTCGAGTTCGACATCTACGCGCAGGCCGGCGTGCCCCTCTTCCACACGAACACGCTGCAGGAGAACACGGACTACGCCGTCAAGAACGGCATGACCAACATCTTCCAGTGCTGCCCGACCGAGATCTGGTACGCGAGCGGCTTCATCCAGCTCATGCAGGAGTGGATCGAGAGCGGCGTCTGGACGCCGTCATCGAACACCGTCGCGGTGATCTCAAGCAACGACTCGTACTCGATCTCCATCGCGAAGGTGCTGCAGGAGGGTATCAAGAAGCTCGGCTGGACCGTCACGATGTACGAGGAAGTCAGCGTTCCCTACGCCGACTGGGGCCCGCAGCTCTCGAAGATCCGTAACAACCCGCCCGGACTCATCTTCATCACCGACTACCTCGCGGGCGATCTCGCGAGCTTCGCGAAGCAGTTCGCCGCCGCCCCGACCAACTCGCTGCTGTACCAGCAGTACGGCCCGAGCGTGCCCGAGTACCTCGAGCTCGCGGGCGACGCGGCGAACGGCGTGGTCTGGTCGACCACGATCGGCACGCTCCCCGACGAGATGGGGACGGCCTTCCGTCAGCGCTACCTCGACACCTACGGCACCGAGGCCGGCCTCAGCCAGTCGGGCGCACAGTACGACATCGTGCGCCTGTGGTCGCGCGCCGCCGCTCTTGCCGGCGACCCCTACGCCTTCGAGCGGGTGACGAACGCGGTGCTCGCGAACACCTTCCGCGGCGTCGTGGGCACCTACGGCTTCGACCAGAAGGAACTCACCGCGATTCCGTTCCCCGACAAGCTCGCCGACCCGAGTCTCGCGATGCCGCACCTGACCTACCAGATCCAGGACGGCAAGCAGGTGCTCTTCTCGCCGGCTCCGTACGGCCTGGGCGAGTTCGTGCTGCCGAAGTGGCTGAGCTGA
- a CDS encoding NADPH-dependent 2,4-dienoyl-CoA reductase, whose product MARFEQLFTPLTIGGHTLPNRVMMGSMHLGLEEAPGGFERMAAFYAERALGGVALVVTGGISPNQAGRPGVVGAVLDDESQLAEHRLLTEAVHAAGSKILLQLLHFGRYAEHDDLVAPSPLRSPIKARVPREMSDADVRQTIADFGRATRLALAAGYDGIEVMGSEGYLLNEFLAPATNQRDDAWGGDAERRRAFPLAVVREVRSALGAGPILSVRVSAVDLIPGGSTGDETLAYAGELAGAGADLLVTGIGWHESRVPTIATSVPRAAFAEFTRALRGAAGIPVAAANRINTPEVAERLLADGTADLVALARPLLADPAFVAKAQAGTPDAINTCIGCNQACLDHALSGRITSCLVNPRACHETQLVLGPTRSARKIAVVGAGPAGLAAATAAGERGHRVTLFEARNEIGGQFDLARRIPGKEEFSETLRYFTGELERRGVEVRTGTRATADALAAEGFDEVIIASGVMPRRPAIPGAESSIVADYAEVLRGERSVGERVAILGSGGIGFDVAEFLTQDGPANALSPERFAESWGVTQDPAVPGGVLRPRPEISRRRVTMLQRKATKPGAGLGLTTGWIHRAEVLRRGVEHVVGASYDEITERGIRITVDGVTRELEVDTVVLCTGQESVEELSAALAALGIPAQVVGGALLAGELDAKRAIKQGTEAAAAL is encoded by the coding sequence ATGGCGCGCTTCGAGCAGCTGTTCACGCCCCTGACGATCGGCGGCCACACGCTGCCGAACCGCGTCATGATGGGTTCGATGCACCTAGGGCTCGAGGAAGCCCCCGGCGGCTTCGAGCGCATGGCCGCCTTCTACGCCGAGCGTGCGCTCGGGGGTGTCGCGCTGGTCGTCACGGGCGGTATCTCGCCGAACCAGGCGGGGCGCCCGGGCGTGGTCGGAGCGGTGCTCGACGACGAGTCGCAGCTCGCCGAACACCGGCTGCTCACCGAGGCGGTGCACGCCGCGGGCTCGAAGATCCTGCTGCAACTGCTGCACTTCGGCCGCTACGCCGAGCACGACGATCTTGTGGCGCCGAGCCCGCTGCGCTCGCCCATCAAGGCACGGGTACCGCGCGAGATGAGCGACGCGGACGTTCGGCAGACCATCGCCGATTTCGGCCGCGCCACCCGGCTCGCGCTCGCCGCGGGGTACGACGGCATCGAGGTCATGGGCTCGGAGGGATACCTGCTCAACGAATTCCTCGCCCCCGCGACGAACCAGCGGGACGACGCGTGGGGCGGCGACGCTGAGCGGCGTCGTGCGTTCCCGCTCGCGGTGGTGCGCGAGGTGCGCTCGGCGCTCGGCGCCGGGCCGATCCTGTCGGTGCGTGTCTCGGCCGTCGACCTCATTCCCGGCGGCAGCACGGGGGACGAGACCCTCGCCTACGCCGGCGAACTCGCGGGCGCCGGGGCTGACCTGCTCGTGACCGGCATCGGTTGGCACGAGTCGCGCGTCCCGACCATCGCGACGAGCGTGCCGCGGGCGGCCTTCGCCGAGTTCACGCGCGCGCTCAGGGGCGCGGCTGGCATCCCGGTCGCCGCCGCGAACCGGATCAATACGCCCGAGGTGGCCGAGCGCCTGCTCGCCGACGGCACCGCCGACCTCGTCGCGCTCGCGCGCCCCCTGCTCGCCGACCCCGCGTTCGTGGCGAAAGCGCAGGCGGGCACCCCTGACGCGATCAACACCTGTATCGGCTGCAACCAGGCGTGCCTGGACCACGCCCTCTCGGGCCGAATCACCTCGTGCCTCGTCAACCCGCGCGCCTGCCACGAGACACAGCTCGTACTCGGCCCGACGCGCAGCGCCCGCAAGATCGCCGTCGTCGGCGCCGGCCCCGCCGGCCTCGCCGCCGCGACCGCCGCGGGGGAGCGCGGTCACCGCGTCACCCTGTTCGAGGCGCGCAACGAGATCGGCGGCCAGTTCGATTTGGCCCGGCGGATCCCGGGCAAGGAGGAGTTCAGCGAAACGCTGCGCTACTTCACGGGCGAGCTCGAGCGCCGCGGCGTCGAGGTGCGCACCGGCACGCGGGCGACCGCCGACGCGCTCGCCGCCGAGGGCTTCGACGAGGTCATCATTGCCTCAGGTGTCATGCCCCGCCGCCCCGCGATCCCGGGAGCCGAGTCGTCCATCGTGGCCGACTACGCGGAGGTGCTGCGCGGCGAGCGGAGCGTCGGTGAGCGCGTCGCGATCCTCGGCTCGGGCGGCATCGGCTTCGACGTCGCCGAGTTTCTCACCCAGGACGGCCCGGCGAACGCGCTCAGCCCCGAGCGCTTCGCCGAGTCTTGGGGTGTCACGCAGGATCCCGCCGTCCCCGGCGGAGTGCTGCGCCCCCGGCCCGAGATCAGCCGGCGTCGCGTCACAATGCTGCAGCGCAAGGCAACGAAGCCGGGAGCGGGGCTCGGCCTCACGACCGGCTGGATCCACCGCGCGGAGGTCCTGCGCCGAGGTGTCGAGCACGTCGTTGGCGCGAGCTACGACGAGATCACTGAGCGGGGCATCCGCATCACGGTGGACGGAGTGACGCGCGAGCTCGAGGTCGACACCGTCGTGCTGTGCACCGGGCAGGAGTCGGTCGAGGAGCTCTCGGCGGCGCTTGCGGCGCTCGGCATCCCGGCGCAGGTGGTCGGCGGGGCGCTGCTCGCGGGCGAGCTCGACGCGAAGCGTGCGATCAAACAGGGCACCGAGGCGGCCGCGGCGCTGTAG